The Paramormyrops kingsleyae isolate MSU_618 chromosome 20, PKINGS_0.4, whole genome shotgun sequence genome contains the following window.
TGGGTATATGTTCATTTGTATATGTGCAATCAAGTTTTCCATTTTCTTTTCCTTGCACTGCAGAAAAAATACCGACAGCTTCCAGACAGGCTGAAATTCACATCTGTTGCTGATTCTCCCGATATTGTCCATGCAAAGAACAGTTACCTACAGTGCAATGAGGTACAGCCAGtgcagccctaaccctaactaagTGATGTCACACTGTCTGTCCTTCGAAGTACACTGTCTGTTTTTATGTTAAGTGGGTTTTATGTTATtaaatatgtgtatgtatatatgtcaCATGGGTGTGTCCTAAGTTGGGGTGTGGTTTATTGCCACATGGGTGTGTCCTACGTGGGGGTGTGGTTTATTGCCACATGGGTGTGTCCTACGTGGGGGTGTGGTTTATTGCCACATGGGTGTGTCCTACGTGGGGGTGTGGTTTATTGCCACATGGGTGTGTCCTACGTGGGGGTGTGGTTTATTGCCACATGGGTGTGTCCTAAGTTGGGGTGTGGTTTATTGCCACATGGGTGTGTCCTACGTGGGGGTGTGGTTTATTGCCACATGGGTGTGTCCTACGTGGGGGTGTGGTTTATTGCCACATGGGTGTGTCCTACGTGGGGGTGTGGTTTATTGCCACATGGGTGTGTCCTACGTGGGGGTGTGGTTTATTGCCACATGGGTGTGTCCTACGTGGGGGTGTGGTTTATTGCCACATGGGTGTGTCCTAAGTTGGGGTGTGGCCAGCTCCTGTTTTTCTCTGGTTCCAGCGGCTGTACCGGGCAGGAGATTCGGATGCCCTACATAGATACACATTACCTGTCGACCACCCGGACTTCATCAGGGCACGGATGAACGCCCAGCACGTCAGTGAGGTGAGGTCCACATGACTCGCACCCGCCTGACTGAGTGACATACAGCCAGCTGACCTGCCCGTCTGGCTGCTGCTTGCAGAAAGCCTACAGGACGTCTGGGGAGCAGGTGCGCTCAGGCGGCTATGACCTGAGGCTGGATGCCATTCCCTTCCAGACTGCGAAAGCATCCAGAGAGATCGCCAGTGACGTAAGTCTGTCTCTCCCACTGTGTTACAGCATCTCAGCCTGTATCCCCTACAGGCTTCCCAGACCAATTTGCTGTTGGCCTGCACTGATATATCTGCCACTTGGCTGCTTGGTGTTGGGTCCCCTGAGCAAGGCTGCAGTGTGAATCTGAGGGGTTCCCTTCCTCTCTGATATCAGGACTCACTACGCAGCAGGGGGAATTCCAGTAGCTCAGAATAACTGGGAgaagaaacacagaacaagagcAAAACTTCATCTTCTATCTGGTTGTTTGCGAGTTAGAGTTTTGTGCCCACTTCCAAAAGGTCACTGGATCCAATCCCATGGTcggcagagtaatcatatcactgcCAGGCCTTTGAGTGAGGCCCTCGGCCTCAAAACTGCCCCACTCTGACATATGCCTTTCTGTCTCATATGGGAGCAAGTTGGATATAAGTGAAGATCAAAGCTGTCCGGGTGCAAATGGCCAGTGAATCACTGTGTCTCGTGTTAGGAAGAGCAGGTCTGTGATGGGGGAGGGACAGGCTCTCAGGCCATGTGTTTGCCATCCCTCAGTTCCGCTACAAGGAGGCATTCGTAAAGGAGAAGGGCCACCAGGTGGGGGCCCTCTGCGTGGAGGACGACCCCCGCATCAAGCACTCACTGGCCGTCAGCAAACTCCAAAGCAGCCACCAGTACAAGAAGCAGTCGCAGGAGAGCCGCTCGCAGTACCGGCTGCACGCCGACCAGCCCGAGTTCCTGCAGGCACGGCGCAGCCAGGCGCAGGCCAGTAACCGTGGTTACCGGCAGCACCTGCACAGCTACACCTGTGACCCCGAGCAGCTGGCCCTGAAGCACGCCAAGCGGGCCTATGGCCTGCAGAGTGACGTGAGTGGCCCCGCCCACACCGAGAGATACACCGCCGACACACTAACAACACAGCCCCATCAGTCACCATTGTGAGGGTCCTACAGAACCAGTCCCCAGTTCTAACCCCCCTCCCTTTCTCTGCTTCCTTCTCCTTCCTTGGGAGAAATGACCTCATAATGAAAGGATTTTTGATTTCTTTTCTCAGCTGAACTATAAATCAGACCTGAACTGGATTCGAGGTGTTGGCTGGACCCCCCCCGGCTCCCACAAGGTGGAGATGGCCCGGCGGGCTGCTGAGCTGGGATTGGCTGAGGGGCTGGACCCTGAACAGGCCATCGCCCAGTATCAGCAGATGATGGTGAGGGGCAGGCCAGCTAGCCAATATGGCCGCACTATTGAGATATAGATCTCCACTCTTCTTTTTCTCCCTACTTTCAGTGCCCTTGCTCCGCCACCCTTTACTCCATCTTCCTTCTGTCTTCTTCTCTGTTCTATCATTCGTTCTCGCTTGGTCTTTGTGTAAATCTTCTGTTTTACagagggcgcttttccaccacatCACATACCATAATTTCGGTACTGTACTTCTGGTACTTgaccttttccattgacttccggtcgagtaccatgACAGAGTAAAGTTGTTTTAGTGAAATTTAATTCCCCTGTGCTATAATGCTCGTACCGAATTGAAGGtttgaaaaagcctgatcttaatctagctgattagtgatgtgagaattgcatgtgcataacacgcaatgttattattaatatcgcacatcgTCCCGCCATATAATAAACTTCAGCCATTCtttgaattcagtacaaaataccccggctcgtgctgtgatgtcattcagcgaTGGTAGCAGTTTGTACATCAGTAGAAAACCAAGACCCTGAAGTACCAAAAATTTGTTACCTGGTTTGGTGGAAAAGTGACCAGACTGCTCATGCTGTGAGCTGCTATCAGTGTCATACACAAAACCTGAATGAGATTCCTTGGGACCCTGAGCACCCCTCAATACCGGAGCAGCACTGAAGGCCTGAGCTCCAGCAGGTCGCTGGTTCTTCGCTGGTTCTTATCAGTTTCAGATCAGTGTCTCTCTCACCATGCTGCAGCAGCAGGTGGCAGTGGTGGAGAACACAGGGGAGCTCCAGCAACCGGCCATAAACCCTGATGCCATGGAGGTCCTTCACGTAAAGAGGATGAAGACCATCCATATGGTGAAGAAGACGACCAAGTAGATCACCCTCCGCTCCCCACTCACAGCCATCTTTGCTTTTGTAACATCACCATTTGTATCCCTGAGTGTTTACAGTGAGTCCTGTTCGGGAATAATCAGTGTGTCTAAGATATTTTAGCTTCCAAGGAAAGGATTGGGACTGAGGGCTTGCAGAATGTGGTCAGAGCTGATGGTCGTGGCTGGCATGAAGACTGGGAAGCAGGATGAAGGGGGAGGTTTTAGGGCAGGTCCGTGGTCAGCTGGTGGATTTCTGTGTGTGAGATCCATGTTCAGCTTCCAGCAGTTCATTGCAGAACAGGCTCATCTGTCAGGTGTGTGCTGTAACCTCACTGGGATTTGCTTTAGGTTTCTGCTAATAAAGTCTTTTGCAGCAAAACTCTGTCTTTTCAAGCAGTGTGATATTCAGGGATTTATTTCACGTATATACACCCCCCACGCCACCCCCCGCAGTTAAAGATGAGCTCTTGATCACTTTGTAGCATGATAACACAGCATCAGAGTGAGTCCTAACCAGGCTGCTCATAAACACAAATCTCATTTAACAGCAGGAGGTACACAGCACAGGCAAAAGCAGACTGTGTTGGTATCGCTGAAAAGAGCtggctgactttaatggtgatTACTAACTCAGCGTACTCAGGTTACAGGGCGGGTAACTTAGAGCTGATCCAGTCGAGGAAGTGAGTGACCCGGGCGTAGATGCCCGGCTTGTTCCTCAGGCCACAGCTGTCACCCCAGCTGACCACTCCGTACACATAGTGCCGTCCATCACGCTCGCACGTCAGGGGCCCGCCAGAGTCACCCTGCACAGGGATAGAGAGGCACTAGTTATCATGGAGTGTATGACTGTGTAACtatagagacacacacactgtacacacacagacagacacggaCCTGGCAGGAGTCCACACCACCCTTCATGTGTCCAGCACAGAGCATGCTGTCATCCAACACGTCCCCATAAACATTCTCCcccatgcagcgctgctgggagATTAGAACCACTCTGGCATGAAGGAGCTGGCTGGAGACATGGGCTGTTATGGAGAAACACAGAGATAAAGAGTgtgacagaaacacagagataTGAGAGTGTAAAAGAAACACAGAGATGCTGAGTGAGAAAAACAGAGATACAGACAGTGAAGGAAACACAGTGATAGAGAGTGTGAGAGAATCACAGGGAAAGAGTGAGAGAAACAGAGtgtgaaaaaacacaaagatacCAGAGTCTGAAAGAAACACAGGTACAGAGAGTGTGAGAGAAATACAGAGATACAGAGTGTGAGAGAAATAGTTACAGAGCGTGAAAGAAACAGAGAGCGAGAGAAACAAAGAGATACAGAGAATGAGAGAAACAGATAAAGGGAGTGTGAGAGAAACAGAGATATAGAATGTGTGAGACAAATAGAGAAACAGTTAGAAAAACAGAGATACATAGTGTGACAGATATAGAGAATGAAACGCAGAGATAGAGTGAGAGAAACACAGAAACAATATGAGAGAAACAGAGATTCAGAGTGTGAGAGAAACCATCACAGAGTGTGAGAGAAACACAGTGATATAGAGTGTGAGAAACAAAGAAACAGGGAGTGAGACAGACAGTGAAACACTCAGGAACACTCACTGTTCTCTGTGGCTCCCCAGCCTGAGATGGTACACCCCATCCCATCTGGGAAAGCTCTGTCCGGCAGGCAGGCTGTCTTTACAAAGTCTGTCTCGTTGGCACAGTGTCCATGCACATCCTGCAGTCTCAGCAGAGCTGAGCGGTTTGAGGTTAGACTTAGGTCATTGCTACATGCACACTGTGATCACCTCCCCTCCTCATACTAATGAAAGCAAATGCCCAGAGACTCCGAGTCACAGGGATGGAAAAAGCCTTAACTGAGACTGCGGGTGAAGCCTTCATGTAGTATCTGTGAGTAGTTAGTAAGTGGAGTCAGGTGTGAGTGCAACATGAGGCCTTAGTTTGAACAGCAAAACTATCTTGCTTTATAAACATGCAAATGAAACACCTAAACGTGTAAGAAAGACAATCTCACCAATGTCGTTGTATAAGGCACTGGAGGTTTCACGGTACTTCTCATGAATTATAGCCTCTACGACATTCAAGGCCTGGGTGTTGGGATCCTCTCGTTTGATATTCAAAGTCCCCAGCACAACCCTCATGTCATTGTGCTCCTCACTACAAGAGAACACAGATTAACGCAGAGACACTACTGCAAAGGTCTGACCACTGTTCTCAGAGGGCCCAGAGAGCAAGGAAGGCGCACTGGACCACTGGGAGAAGGGCACACTTGCACATAGTGAGGAAGGTGTAGTCGCATGAAGTGAGGAAGGCACACTGGCATGGAGGGAGGAAGGCACACTGGTACACAGTGAGGAAGCCACGCTTGCATGGAGTAAGGAAGGTGCACTGGCATGCACCAAGGAAGGCTCACTTGAATAGAGTGAAGAAGGTGCACTGGCACGAAAGGAGGAAGGTGCACTGGTAGGTCATCAGGAATGCGCACTGGCATACAGTGCGGAATGTGACCTGGCACAGGAGGAAGGAAGGCCCACTGGCACACAGGGAGGAAGGCGCATGGCACATAGTGAGGAAGGCGCAGTGGCATGTAGTGAGAAAGGCACACTGGAGTGCAATGAACAAGGCACACTCACATGCAGTGGGCAGCAGTCAGAACCCAGCAGGAGCGGATGAGGATACCCCCACAGTCGTGGCTGAACTTCTCAAAGGAGCCCTTCTCCCGAACCTGGAATGAGGCCTGCCAAGGGTAGGCACCAGGCAAGGCTTTCCTACCCCCAAGGATCCGGGGGGAGATGCTGCTTTGCTCCCCACAGGTGGAAAAGTCTCCCTCAGGAGGTTTGACGATTATCTTCTTGTCTGAGCTCaacagacaaacagccacatTCAGTCTTATGTGGGTTAATACAGGAGCTTTGGAGATCAGTAAGTTCTGGAGTTGAGTTAGTTCTGGAGATCAGTAAGTTCTGGAGTTGAGTTAGTTCTGAAGGTCAGTAAGTTCTGGAGTTGAGTTAGTTCTGGAGGTCAGTAAGTTCATCAATTTGGTGAGATCAGAACCTAAAGGTTTCAGCCAGTTCTGGATAGTGGCTTAAAATAATGGACTAAGGTGGCTGGGGCTCCTGGGTGCCCCTAAGTGAACACCGAAGATCACACAAACTTTCCTGAAGGggaacccccccatcccagtaGGCCCCCACCTAAAAGTCTCTGCACCGCCCTGCTTCCCTAAGCCAGTTACTGGATTTCACATAAATATTGTCTGTGAGTTACTGAAGGTAAGCTTATTCCTGGCAGCTAAGTTAACTGTATTATTACCTGATAAAGTTACTGACCAGCCCCGAGGTACCTGCCCCAAGGTACCTGTCACGAGTTACCTGCCCCGAGGTACCTGTCACGAGTTACCTGCCCCGAGGTACCTGTCACGAGGTACCTGCCCCGTGGTACATGTCACGAGTTACCTGCCCCGAGGTACCTGTCACGAGTTACCTGCCCCGAGGTACCTGTCACAAAGTACCTGCCCCGAGGTACCTGTCACATTCACCATCCGAGGACATTTCCTGGTATCACAATAGTCCCACATCAGTTTGTTCTTGTCTCTGACATAGCACCAGGGCCGAGAGTCTTCGTCTGGgttcctgggtgggggggggacgcaTGCTTATGGACTCATACAGTATCTGCAACTGCATCCATAAAGTGGATGAagacaagtttttttttccccagcagaGCCTAAATGCAGGATGGATGCAACCTCCATCTTGCTGCTTTTATcacaccagggggcgctgtgggatGCAAtgtcactggtttgaatcccatccttgGCAAAATAGTCAGGTTTGCTGGGTCTTCGAGTGAGCCCCTTaaaccccccccaaagaaatGTTTCAGGGGACCCCAGCTTTGACTCTCAGCTGTATGTGTCTTAAAATAGAGCAAGATGGAATATGTCATATCACAATTATAAAACTGCAGTGTACCTGTACTTTaccaaatggcaaataaattctCATTTCATTCAGCTACACATCGGACCTGCAGTAGTTGTGGGTTCCAAGGCCATTGTCCCCACTGTACTCATGCAGGGGGTTGTTGTCCTTCACAATGATGAAGTAGGCATTCCAGGGGAGGCAGATATCGCCCTGCTCAGTCTCGCTCACAAAGCCGCGATACGATTCCCCGTTGGCCTCATAGCAATCGTCAGGACCTGGCAACACATAGCCAGAATACCAAAAGCTATTTAGCATCTGTATCATATAACTTACAGTGCCCTCCAGGAACCGGATGAGCGAAATGCTTCTGTAGTTAGCAGATAACTGAAACCACCATGCAGTCAGCAGATTATTGCCACCGGTTAGTGACCAGTGAGTCGTAATGGGAAATGAGAGGGACTGAGGTACAGTGTGCAGACTTACTGACTTCACAGAACTGCCCTGTGAAATTGGCTGGACATTCACAGTGGAAGCTGGTGGTGGAAGTGTCCTTGACACAGGTACCGCCGTTCAAACAGGGGTCAGGATCACAAGGAGAGGCTGAAGAGGGATGAGAGATGTCGAGTTACATCAGAAGGCTTCTGTGTCAGCCACGAGGCACATTCACGGTCACTGATGTTGAGATACGTCAGAAGGTTTCTGTGTCAGCCACGAGGCACGTTCGCGATCGCTGATGTTGAGATACGTCAGAAGGTTTCCGTGTCAGCCACGAGGCACGTTCACGATCGCTGATGTTTCTCACATATTTTGCAGTCTGGAGGCTTATAGGGCGCCCTGCAGATACAGGCATAGTATGGGGGGGTGCTGGTGATTACACATTCACCATGAAGACACCTGCGCCGCTTGCACACTTTCTTAActgaaaaacagacagaaagaaagactCACAAAAGCATTTGAAGTGACCTTCCTTTTGCACAACACATCTGCCTGCGCTGAACCCGTCCCACCGGGACAAAGGCTTCAGCGCCGGAGGTGACACTTACCTCTGTGGCATTTCTTCCCATGGTAAGGCTCTGGACAGACACATTTGAAGCTGCCTCCATCAACCTCACAGACCCCTTTGTTGTCGCACGGATTTGGATCGCAAGGGTCTGAGGGAAGAAGAGGAGTGCATGGAGATGAAGAGAACCCACTAAACTAAGTTCCCAATTATGTGAACATCCCCATAACCTTGGCTTTATGAACATGAAGTATTGGCAGGTCCCGGGATACAGACCTGACTTTGCAGATATC
Protein-coding sequences here:
- the habp2 gene encoding hyaluronan-binding protein 2 produces the protein MHYQTVLQSLLDDLSAFTAFISELLYEDDDDGTEEDDLSLDWLYDLLGLSDPCDPNPCDNKGVCEVDGGSFKCVCPEPYHGKKCHRVKKVCKRRRCLHASPCDPDPCLNGGTCVKDTSTTSFHCECPANFTGQFCEVSPDDCYEANGESYRGFVSETEQGDICLPWNAYFIIVKDNNPLHEYSGDNGLGTHNYCRNPDEDSRPWCYVRDKNKLMWDYCDTRKCPRMVNVTDKKIIVKPPEGDFSTCGEQSSISPRILGGRKALPGAYPWQASFQVREKGSFEKFSHDCGGILIRSCWVLTAAHCIEEHNDMRVVLGTLNIKREDPNTQALNVVEAIIHEKYRETSSALYNDIALLRLQDVHGHCANETDFVKTACLPDRAFPDGMGCTISGWGATENTHVSSQLLHARVVLISQQRCMGENVYGDVLDDSMLCAGHMKGGVDSCQGDSGGPLTCERDGRHYVYGVVSWGDSCGLRNKPGIYARVTHFLDWISSKLPAL